The Desulfoscipio gibsoniae DSM 7213 genome contains a region encoding:
- a CDS encoding DUF2162 domain-containing protein, translating to MLWLQGGLLVATLILGIKTGLILGTSWLNRWWLIMISGIFGISLYGLVLAFSAHQQVLVMFLDRYTFVGSLLMAVLLIYLGLQQGPEQGCSSFRQPVEKALKLGFSLGHWKFILGFLPCPLCLAALSFSIILISPMVGMSLSELGRVIALLFLALVLVTSVAIRKIVQLVKFNPATIFNTLLLFIGILTLTFALTVPNFVQSMAMPLAPLTISSPHLVALVLVVMAGLGLWGYILYQISYVKDCDNQ from the coding sequence ATGTTATGGTTACAGGGCGGTTTATTGGTTGCTACTTTAATCCTGGGTATTAAAACAGGGCTGATTTTGGGGACATCCTGGCTGAACCGGTGGTGGCTGATAATGATTTCGGGCATTTTCGGCATTAGCCTGTACGGTTTGGTGCTGGCTTTTAGCGCTCACCAGCAAGTGCTGGTTATGTTTTTGGATCGCTATACCTTTGTTGGTTCTTTACTGATGGCCGTACTTTTAATTTACCTTGGCTTACAACAAGGACCGGAGCAGGGGTGTTCTTCATTTAGGCAACCGGTTGAAAAAGCTCTAAAACTCGGATTCAGTCTTGGCCATTGGAAATTTATCCTTGGCTTTTTACCCTGCCCGCTATGTTTAGCTGCCCTGTCCTTTTCAATAATCTTAATCAGTCCCATGGTAGGCATGTCCTTGTCCGAACTTGGCCGGGTTATAGCCCTTCTCTTTTTAGCCCTGGTACTGGTTACTTCCGTAGCAATCAGGAAAATAGTTCAATTAGTTAAATTTAATCCTGCAACCATCTTTAACACCTTGTTACTATTTATCGGTATACTAACACTCACCTTTGCACTGACTGTCCCTAATTTTGTACAATCTATGGCCATGCCCTTAGCCCCTTTGACCATAAGCTCACCTCATTTGGTGGCTTTGGTGCTGGTTGTGATGGCTGGCCTGGGGCTTTGGGGGTATATCCTGTACCAAATTAGTTACGTAAAGGATTGTGATAACCAGTGA
- a CDS encoding MotA/TolQ/ExbB proton channel family protein — MNIPGSEYLTKILHATSQSLLIPVVLGLLLFLVIAFTELGTFVAEGKRRKANKSVNMMEVFHNVGNIAPWQMKNLQQVIDSCSLLPRQKNLLTALLAKVNLSTEVKQLIARDILDQEEFRAKKVLGKTDLLAKLGPVIGLMGTLIPLGPGLAALGQGDVRGLSEAVIIAFDTTVAGIAVGAVAALISKVRRRWYEQDLSNMELLLELVVGGETLAVQENEAGPAVRRRS; from the coding sequence GTGAACATTCCCGGTTCAGAATATTTAACTAAAATTTTACATGCTACTTCACAGAGCTTGTTAATCCCCGTTGTTTTAGGACTGCTATTATTTTTGGTAATTGCTTTCACGGAGTTGGGCACCTTTGTGGCAGAGGGCAAAAGGAGGAAAGCTAACAAATCGGTAAATATGATGGAAGTCTTTCACAATGTGGGTAACATTGCACCCTGGCAGATGAAAAACCTGCAGCAGGTCATTGATAGCTGTTCATTGTTACCCCGTCAAAAGAATCTGCTTACCGCCCTTTTAGCAAAAGTTAATCTTTCTACTGAAGTTAAGCAGCTAATTGCCCGGGATATTCTTGATCAGGAAGAATTCCGGGCCAAAAAGGTGCTGGGCAAAACAGACTTGCTGGCCAAACTGGGGCCGGTAATAGGGCTTATGGGTACACTTATTCCCCTGGGGCCGGGCCTGGCCGCTCTTGGTCAAGGTGATGTGCGGGGGCTGTCTGAGGCGGTAATTATTGCCTTTGATACCACGGTGGCGGGCATTGCCGTCGGAGCCGTAGCTGCCCTGATCTCCAAGGTGCGGCGGCGCTGGTACGAGCAGGATCTGAGCAACATGGAATTGCTCTTGGAACTGGTGGTAGGAGGTGAAACACTTGCTGTC